A genome region from Thermococcus onnurineus NA1 includes the following:
- a CDS encoding YHS domain-containing protein has protein sequence MPTDPVCGMEVSEETEFKVEYGGKTYYFCSSHCKAQFEANPEKYVKEEGMKHEYVMHSHSHKHGRGHGCCCH, from the coding sequence ATGCCCACAGACCCAGTCTGCGGAATGGAAGTTAGTGAAGAGACCGAGTTCAAAGTAGAGTATGGTGGAAAGACTTACTACTTCTGCTCTTCACACTGCAAAGCTCAATTTGAAGCAAATCCTGAGAAATACGTCAAGGAAGAGGGAATGAAGCACGAGTACGTTATGCATTCTCATAGTCATAAACATGGCAGAGGGCACGGCTGTTGCTGCCATTAA
- a CDS encoding heavy-metal-associated domain-containing protein, producing the protein MAKVVLKINNMSCGHCVMTIRRALEKIGAKAEVSLENKTAVVEYDESKLKIEDLINAVAKFGYEVEVA; encoded by the coding sequence ATGGCGAAAGTTGTTTTGAAGATTAACAATATGAGCTGCGGGCACTGTGTGATGACCATCAGGAGGGCCCTGGAGAAGATTGGCGCCAAAGCAGAAGTTAGCCTCGAGAACAAGACCGCGGTCGTCGAGTACGATGAGTCGAAGCTCAAGATCGAGGATCTAATCAACGCCGTAGCGAAGTTCGGCTATGAGGTGGAGGTGGCTTAA
- a CDS encoding DUF302 domain-containing protein: MEFYYVRRFEEDLDFVWERFKEKLEEGGFLLIGERIPVAITEGENGIIADYHLLFICHSELVEELVKIDPNIGALLPCTGFGYRKEDGNYLGVALPSIAWKVAGEKVVELMEPIEEKLKKIIDSL; this comes from the coding sequence ATGGAGTTCTACTACGTCAGGAGGTTTGAGGAGGATCTAGATTTCGTATGGGAGCGCTTTAAGGAGAAGCTCGAGGAGGGGGGGTTCCTTCTGATAGGCGAGAGGATTCCGGTTGCAATAACCGAAGGTGAAAACGGCATAATAGCGGACTATCACCTGCTATTCATCTGCCACAGTGAGCTGGTGGAGGAGCTCGTGAAGATTGACCCAAACATCGGCGCCCTCCTACCCTGTACTGGCTTTGGCTACCGGAAGGAGGACGGAAACTATCTTGGAGTCGCCCTGCCAAGCATCGCTTGGAAGGTAGCCGGGGAGAAAGTCGTGGAGCTTATGGAGCCAATAGAGGAAAAGCTCAAGAAAATCATTGACTCCCTGTGA
- a CDS encoding CoA-binding protein: MGVRSFKRIALVGASPNPAKYGNIILRDLMRKGFEVLPVNPNYDEIEGLKCYRSVRELPKDVDVIVFVVPPKVGIQVAKEAVEAGFRRLWFQPGAESEEIREFLESQGVEYSFIKCIMVETG, translated from the coding sequence ATGGGCGTGCGGAGTTTTAAGCGGATCGCCCTGGTGGGGGCAAGCCCGAATCCAGCCAAATACGGCAACATAATCCTAAGAGATTTAATGAGAAAGGGCTTTGAGGTTCTGCCCGTTAATCCCAACTACGACGAGATTGAAGGATTAAAGTGCTACAGAAGCGTTAGGGAGCTCCCGAAAGATGTGGATGTGATAGTCTTTGTCGTCCCTCCCAAAGTTGGCATTCAGGTGGCAAAGGAAGCCGTTGAAGCCGGTTTCAGAAGGCTGTGGTTCCAGCCAGGAGCTGAGAGCGAAGAGATTAGGGAGTTTTTGGAGAGCCAAGGCGTGGAGTACAGTTTTATAAAGTGCATAATGGTGGAGACAGGGTGA
- a CDS encoding FTR1 family iron permease, with translation MNAGAFLITFREALEAAIIVAIIVAYLRRTNRTEQIKNVWIGVGLSLLASIILGAAILGLYGGLEEKELFEGLASYLAVIVLTSMIYWMATKGKNIRTEIESKVSTAISPLALIGFTFIVVFREGLETVLFLTPFMTQDFGGTLLGLITGLVSAFILAYLIYGVGMKINLRTFFYYSSILLVFVAAGMAGYGTHELIEWAEEEGMDLGFIGETAYDLGIPSDSVWHHKGAIGSLFAVLFGYSTSMEWGRIIVQFGYLLLALYLVLRAYRKEPLLNPEDAGLKSSV, from the coding sequence ATGAACGCTGGCGCTTTCCTCATAACCTTCAGAGAGGCCCTCGAGGCCGCCATAATAGTCGCAATAATAGTTGCCTATTTAAGGAGAACCAACCGGACTGAACAGATAAAAAACGTCTGGATCGGCGTGGGACTTTCCCTGCTGGCTAGTATTATCCTCGGAGCCGCGATACTGGGGCTCTATGGGGGCCTAGAAGAGAAGGAGCTTTTTGAGGGCCTGGCTTCCTACCTGGCTGTGATAGTCCTCACGAGCATGATATACTGGATGGCTACCAAGGGGAAGAACATCCGGACCGAGATAGAGAGCAAGGTGAGCACCGCGATATCTCCCTTGGCATTAATCGGCTTTACGTTCATAGTTGTCTTCAGGGAGGGACTTGAGACTGTCCTGTTCCTCACGCCCTTCATGACTCAAGACTTCGGCGGCACGCTCCTTGGCCTTATAACTGGCTTAGTCAGTGCATTTATACTTGCATACCTCATCTACGGAGTGGGCATGAAGATAAACCTGAGGACATTTTTCTACTACAGCTCGATACTCCTTGTCTTCGTCGCTGCTGGCATGGCAGGTTACGGGACCCATGAGCTCATAGAGTGGGCTGAGGAGGAAGGAATGGATTTGGGATTTATAGGTGAAACCGCGTACGACCTCGGCATTCCAAGCGACAGCGTGTGGCACCACAAGGGAGCAATAGGTTCCCTCTTTGCAGTGCTCTTTGGATACTCGACGAGCATGGAGTGGGGAAGGATAATAGTGCAGTTTGGTTACCTCCTCCTAGCCCTGTACCTTGTGCTCAGGGCCTACAGGAAGGAGCCTTTGTTGAATCCTGAAGATGCAGGACTCAAAAGTAGCGTTTAG
- a CDS encoding peroxiredoxin: protein MVKVGEIVPDFETDAYLPEKDAIEKVKLSDYRGKWVVLAFYPADFTFVCPTELEELAEYYEEFKKEGAEILSVSTDTAYVHKAWHDTSPAIKKIKYPMLADPAGKICRLFGTYIEDEGVSWRATFIIDPDGKVVHMEMHDLSIGRSAKEILRRLRASKYVREHPGQVCPASWEPGKETLEVSLDLVGKI from the coding sequence ATGGTGAAAGTTGGAGAAATCGTCCCGGACTTTGAGACAGATGCTTACCTTCCGGAAAAGGACGCAATAGAGAAGGTTAAGCTTTCGGACTACAGGGGCAAGTGGGTTGTTTTGGCGTTTTATCCGGCTGACTTCACCTTCGTCTGCCCGACGGAGCTTGAAGAGCTTGCTGAATACTACGAAGAGTTCAAGAAGGAAGGCGCCGAGATCCTGAGCGTTTCAACGGACACTGCCTACGTCCACAAGGCCTGGCACGACACTTCTCCCGCGATCAAGAAGATAAAGTACCCAATGCTCGCCGACCCAGCGGGAAAGATATGCCGCCTCTTCGGCACTTACATCGAGGACGAGGGCGTCTCCTGGAGGGCGACCTTTATCATAGACCCTGACGGAAAAGTCGTCCACATGGAGATGCACGATTTGAGCATAGGCAGGAGCGCGAAGGAGATACTGAGAAGGCTCAGGGCCTCTAAGTATGTGAGGGAGCACCCTGGACAGGTGTGCCCGGCTAGCTGGGAGCCCGGTAAGGAGACCCTCGAGGTTAGCCTCGATTTAGTTGGAAAGATTTAA
- a CDS encoding NADPH-dependent FMN reductase → MKVKIVLGTAREGRKSEKVARYLVKKAQEFGWDAELIDVRDYLLAYTHRWRITPKMKKYREKILEADALIIVAPEYNGSYPGELKILLDTIYDEYEALPVGICTVSSVTGGVRLLMELRTASLNYRMLPVAQVLFYNVDDIFEGEELKGEKYEERVGRLFGTLEKYAKALKPIRDEVREKPREKERGTMGS, encoded by the coding sequence ATGAAGGTTAAGATAGTTCTCGGAACGGCAAGGGAAGGTAGGAAAAGCGAGAAAGTTGCGAGGTACCTCGTGAAGAAGGCCCAAGAATTCGGCTGGGACGCTGAGCTGATAGACGTCCGCGATTACCTCCTCGCCTATACCCACCGCTGGAGGATCACACCGAAGATGAAAAAATACCGGGAGAAGATTCTTGAAGCGGATGCGCTTATCATAGTCGCACCCGAGTACAACGGGAGCTATCCCGGCGAGCTCAAGATACTCCTGGACACAATTTACGACGAGTACGAGGCTTTACCGGTTGGAATATGTACCGTCTCAAGCGTTACCGGCGGCGTTAGGCTGCTGATGGAGCTGAGAACCGCGTCGCTTAACTACCGCATGCTCCCAGTTGCACAGGTTCTGTTCTACAACGTGGACGACATATTCGAGGGCGAAGAGCTAAAGGGCGAGAAGTATGAGGAGAGGGTTGGAAGGCTCTTCGGGACTCTCGAAAAGTACGCAAAGGCCCTGAAGCCGATAAGGGACGAAGTAAGAGAAAAACCCAGAGAAAAGGAGCGGGGAACTATGGGGTCGTAG
- a CDS encoding SufD family Fe-S cluster assembly protein yields MHSMLPKITLEKLEALEYQKYGDSPTIKSYTKWKLFEENSPLGLPTEAKAGEVKIKAHVLLSGSVASFNLPAGVELTEGTLGLSSPEESRILGFHFYALKKSYRLRITEDLLEPLVVVSHLSEKAFISHHISIEAEDVKAPIIIHDLSKEGTKSLVVELKAKNAELEILTVGKHKSLSHYLLRASLSEGTRVKAFTVISGGKMSHHREDYSLEGAKSELILRGMPIAVGSSVDYLTNVLQYGERTISETRVHGFSYQNGWAVHRGVAKVFESAKNSVSEVISQITIMDEGSLGVSVPMLEVDTGEIEAAAHSSAVRQFDEDALFYLRSRGLESEEALNLFIHGIGEALSDHLERLRGKARGNILELIEGLL; encoded by the coding sequence ATGCATTCCATGCTTCCAAAAATAACTCTTGAGAAGCTTGAAGCCCTTGAGTACCAGAAGTACGGTGACAGCCCGACCATAAAGAGCTACACCAAGTGGAAGCTCTTCGAGGAGAACTCACCACTTGGGCTCCCGACGGAGGCAAAGGCCGGAGAAGTGAAAATTAAGGCGCACGTCCTCCTCTCAGGAAGTGTAGCGAGCTTTAACCTTCCAGCCGGCGTTGAGCTAACTGAGGGGACGCTTGGCCTCTCAAGTCCGGAGGAGTCAAGAATCCTTGGCTTCCACTTTTATGCACTCAAGAAGTCCTACAGGCTGAGGATAACCGAAGACCTCCTCGAGCCGCTTGTGGTAGTATCGCACCTATCGGAGAAGGCCTTCATTAGCCACCACATCAGCATAGAGGCCGAGGACGTGAAGGCGCCGATAATCATCCACGATTTGAGCAAAGAAGGAACAAAATCCCTAGTGGTCGAGCTTAAAGCCAAAAACGCCGAGCTTGAGATACTCACTGTCGGGAAGCACAAAAGCTTGTCGCACTACCTCCTGAGGGCGAGCCTCAGCGAAGGAACCAGAGTCAAAGCCTTCACCGTTATCAGCGGCGGCAAGATGAGCCACCACCGCGAGGACTACTCTCTAGAAGGAGCAAAGAGCGAGCTTATCCTGAGGGGCATGCCTATAGCGGTGGGCTCTTCCGTTGACTACCTCACTAACGTCCTACAGTACGGCGAGAGAACCATCAGCGAGACCAGGGTTCACGGGTTCTCTTACCAGAACGGCTGGGCCGTCCACAGGGGCGTCGCGAAGGTCTTCGAGAGTGCGAAGAACTCGGTGAGCGAGGTAATTTCGCAGATAACCATCATGGACGAGGGCTCCCTCGGTGTGAGCGTGCCGATGCTTGAGGTCGATACCGGAGAAATCGAAGCCGCCGCCCACTCATCCGCGGTGAGGCAGTTCGATGAGGATGCCCTCTTTTACCTCCGCTCGCGCGGACTTGAGAGTGAGGAGGCATTGAACCTATTCATTCACGGCATCGGTGAGGCCTTGAGCGACCACCTGGAGCGCCTCAGGGGCAAGGCCAGGGGCAACATATTGGAGCTCATCGAGGGCCTGCTTTGA
- the sufB gene encoding Fe-S cluster assembly protein SufB yields the protein MTGQTRLEEILKAGSLEEILGTAVPYPKEIELKGELTRDMIEELSRIKNEPEWMLRHRLKALELFHKLPMPKWVVGVEELDLESLTLYSKPEIGNEVRDWEDLPENIRRTFERLNIPEIEKKFLSGLTAVFDSESVYSNLKAEFEKMGIIMLPMEEAVQKYPDLVKRYFGRVFPAGEHKFSALHHALWSGGVFIYVPKGVRIPFPVEAFFVIGSALEGQFEHTLLVADEGSYIHFIEGCSAPMYKGFSFHDGMVEIYAHKGATVKFTTIQNWSRNVINFNNKRAIIEENAYVEWIEGSIGSKITYTYPSSVLKGEGARTAQYVVSLSNGPFMKDTGAKTWHLAPNTSSKIVSKSISANGGINIYRGLVRILKGAKNSTATVSCDSLILDEESKAYTYPHNQNDEPSASIIHEATTGKLGEDKLFYMNSRGIGEEEAKSLIVLGFISEILEGLPFEYVEVLKKVIELEFSEVGGVG from the coding sequence ATGACAGGGCAGACAAGGCTTGAGGAGATCCTCAAGGCCGGCTCGCTGGAGGAAATCCTTGGTACGGCAGTGCCATATCCTAAGGAAATCGAGCTGAAAGGCGAGCTGACCAGGGACATGATAGAGGAGCTTTCGCGCATAAAGAACGAGCCAGAATGGATGCTCAGGCACAGGCTCAAAGCTCTTGAGCTGTTCCACAAGCTCCCCATGCCTAAATGGGTAGTCGGCGTTGAGGAGCTCGACCTTGAAAGCCTCACCCTATACTCCAAGCCCGAGATCGGCAACGAGGTCAGGGACTGGGAGGACCTGCCCGAGAACATAAGGAGAACCTTCGAGCGCCTGAACATTCCTGAGATAGAGAAAAAGTTCCTCTCTGGCTTAACGGCTGTCTTCGACAGCGAAAGCGTCTACTCTAACCTCAAGGCCGAGTTCGAGAAGATGGGCATAATCATGCTCCCGATGGAGGAAGCCGTCCAGAAATACCCTGATCTCGTAAAGAGGTACTTTGGTAGAGTCTTTCCGGCCGGAGAGCACAAGTTTTCGGCACTGCATCACGCTCTCTGGAGCGGTGGAGTTTTCATCTACGTCCCGAAGGGCGTTAGGATACCTTTTCCGGTTGAGGCATTCTTCGTCATAGGCTCGGCTTTGGAAGGACAGTTCGAGCACACTCTCCTAGTTGCTGACGAGGGGAGCTACATCCACTTCATAGAAGGCTGTTCTGCGCCGATGTACAAGGGCTTCTCCTTCCACGACGGAATGGTCGAGATATACGCCCACAAGGGAGCGACCGTCAAGTTCACCACGATACAGAACTGGAGCAGGAACGTCATCAACTTCAACAACAAGCGCGCGATAATCGAGGAGAACGCCTACGTCGAGTGGATTGAGGGGAGTATAGGAAGTAAGATAACCTACACATACCCGTCGAGCGTCCTGAAGGGAGAAGGGGCGAGGACGGCTCAATATGTCGTTTCGCTCAGCAACGGGCCCTTCATGAAGGACACCGGGGCCAAAACCTGGCACCTCGCACCCAACACTAGCTCCAAGATAGTCTCGAAGAGCATAAGCGCCAACGGCGGAATCAACATCTATCGCGGACTGGTGAGGATCTTGAAGGGAGCTAAAAATTCGACGGCGACGGTATCTTGTGACTCACTCATACTCGACGAGGAGAGCAAGGCCTACACCTATCCACACAACCAGAACGACGAGCCAAGCGCGAGCATAATCCACGAAGCCACCACTGGAAAGCTCGGCGAGGACAAGCTCTTCTACATGAACTCGCGCGGAATAGGTGAGGAGGAAGCGAAGAGCCTTATAGTGCTTGGCTTCATTAGCGAAATCCTTGAGGGGTTGCCTTTCGAGTACGTTGAGGTGCTCAAGAAGGTCATAGAGCTGGAGTTCAGTGAGGTTGGGGGTGTTGGCTGA
- the sufC gene encoding Fe-S cluster assembly ATPase SufC gives MLKVENLHVKVADKGILRGVSFELGGGELHVVMGPNGSGKSTLALTIAGHPKYEVVKGRILFEGADITHTKPEDRAKKGIFLSFQHPVEVEGVKVIQFFQRMLKNLRGIDEVEAYDMIFRAVEELGFDSSMLSRELNVGFSGGERKKLEMLQAYLVKPKLLILDEPDSGVDVDSLKVIAGIIAKLHREGTSILLITHYGRILEYLNPQRVHIIKDGRLVVSGGMELVKLIEEKGFAAVKDNDRADKA, from the coding sequence ATGCTAAAGGTGGAAAATCTCCATGTTAAGGTTGCGGACAAGGGAATACTCCGGGGAGTAAGCTTTGAACTGGGTGGAGGAGAGCTTCACGTGGTCATGGGACCCAACGGAAGCGGAAAATCTACTTTAGCCCTCACGATTGCCGGACATCCGAAGTACGAGGTTGTCAAGGGAAGGATACTCTTCGAAGGAGCGGACATAACCCACACAAAGCCGGAAGATAGGGCTAAGAAGGGCATATTCCTCAGCTTCCAGCACCCCGTTGAAGTCGAGGGGGTTAAGGTCATACAGTTCTTCCAGAGGATGCTCAAGAACCTCAGGGGCATTGACGAGGTTGAGGCCTACGACATGATATTTAGGGCCGTTGAGGAGCTTGGCTTCGACAGCTCGATGCTCTCAAGGGAGCTCAACGTCGGCTTCTCCGGCGGTGAGAGGAAGAAGCTTGAGATGCTCCAGGCGTACCTTGTGAAGCCGAAGCTTCTTATCCTCGACGAACCCGACAGCGGTGTTGACGTCGATTCTCTCAAAGTCATAGCGGGAATAATAGCCAAACTCCACCGCGAGGGGACGAGCATACTCCTAATCACGCACTACGGCAGGATACTAGAGTACCTCAATCCCCAGAGAGTTCACATCATCAAGGATGGGCGGCTTGTCGTTTCTGGCGGAATGGAGCTTGTAAAACTCATTGAAGAGAAAGGCTTCGCGGCGGTGAAAGACAATGACAGGGCAGACAAGGCTTGA
- a CDS encoding ferritin codes for MLSERMLKALNEQLNRELYSAYLYFAMAAYFEDLNLEGFANWMKAQAEEELGHALRFYNYIYDRNGRVELKAVKEPPKEWESPLAAFEAAYEHEQFISKCINELAALAEEEKDYSTRAFLEWFINEQVEEEASVKKIVDKLKFAKDSPQVLFMLDQELGQRQPQLPGLLLQSEG; via the coding sequence ATGCTGAGTGAAAGAATGTTGAAAGCTCTAAATGAACAACTTAACAGAGAACTTTATTCTGCATACTTGTACTTTGCAATGGCAGCCTATTTCGAGGACCTCAACTTGGAAGGGTTTGCCAACTGGATGAAGGCCCAGGCCGAGGAGGAACTTGGCCACGCCCTAAGATTCTACAACTACATTTACGACAGAAATGGGAGGGTCGAGTTGAAGGCCGTAAAGGAGCCACCGAAAGAGTGGGAGTCTCCGCTGGCAGCATTTGAGGCGGCATACGAGCACGAGCAGTTCATAAGCAAGTGCATAAACGAGCTCGCTGCTCTGGCCGAGGAGGAGAAGGACTACTCAACGAGGGCATTTTTGGAGTGGTTCATCAACGAGCAGGTCGAGGAGGAGGCAAGCGTCAAGAAGATCGTTGATAAGCTCAAGTTTGCAAAGGACAGTCCGCAGGTTCTCTTCATGCTCGACCAAGAGCTCGGCCAGAGGCAGCCGCAGCTTCCGGGCCTGCTCCTCCAGTCAGAGGGCTAA
- the thiI gene encoding tRNA uracil 4-sulfurtransferase ThiI, translating into MILVRYGEIAVKGGKRREFERRLVENILAALERKGIKAKARLIRGRILIEAPDEAAEIIAKVPGVVSVSPAREMNYEEVPDYLKEALKGLNPRSFKVETQRLDKAFLKTSVEVNREIGAFIVREFGWKVDLENPELTIGIEIIKGKAYVFFEKIKGVGGLPVGTQGKVVVLLSGGIDSPVAAFLMMKRGAEIIAVHFDQGKNAKNVVEKTVEILNDYSPKDIELIVENHFEVLRPYVAVLSRINMLEWTCVLCKVAMLRRAAEIAREEGALGIVTGDSLGQVASQTLANLYFETMSVRFPVHRPLLGMDKEEIVKIAREIGTYQAFLEYPYCDCPFRPERVVTQGKYGEFLKILDILEKEGII; encoded by the coding sequence ATGATACTGGTACGCTATGGCGAGATAGCAGTAAAGGGGGGCAAAAGAAGAGAGTTTGAAAGGAGGCTCGTAGAGAACATCCTCGCTGCCTTAGAGAGGAAAGGGATTAAAGCAAAGGCGAGGTTGATTAGAGGACGAATCCTCATTGAGGCCCCCGATGAAGCGGCTGAGATTATTGCAAAAGTCCCGGGCGTTGTTTCGGTTTCGCCTGCGAGGGAGATGAACTACGAGGAAGTGCCGGACTATCTGAAAGAAGCCCTGAAAGGCCTGAATCCGAGAAGCTTTAAGGTGGAAACCCAGCGGCTGGATAAGGCGTTCCTCAAGACTTCTGTTGAGGTTAACAGGGAAATAGGGGCGTTCATTGTGAGAGAATTCGGCTGGAAAGTAGATCTGGAAAACCCCGAGCTCACGATAGGAATTGAAATTATAAAGGGAAAGGCCTACGTCTTCTTTGAGAAGATTAAAGGAGTCGGTGGGCTTCCAGTTGGCACGCAGGGGAAGGTTGTGGTTCTGCTCAGCGGAGGCATAGATTCACCCGTTGCCGCATTCCTCATGATGAAGAGGGGTGCAGAAATAATAGCGGTCCATTTTGACCAGGGAAAGAACGCAAAGAATGTTGTTGAGAAAACCGTTGAGATACTCAATGATTACTCCCCAAAAGACATTGAGCTCATTGTGGAGAACCACTTTGAAGTTCTGAGACCCTACGTGGCCGTCCTCAGCAGGATAAACATGCTGGAATGGACATGCGTCCTGTGCAAGGTCGCTATGCTGAGGAGAGCCGCGGAGATAGCAAGGGAAGAAGGTGCGCTGGGCATTGTTACTGGGGATTCCCTTGGCCAAGTGGCTTCTCAGACACTGGCTAACCTTTACTTTGAGACCATGAGCGTCCGCTTTCCAGTACACAGGCCGCTTTTAGGTATGGACAAGGAAGAGATAGTTAAGATAGCGAGGGAAATTGGCACATATCAAGCCTTTTTAGAGTACCCTTACTGTGATTGTCCCTTCAGACCAGAGAGAGTTGTAACTCAGGGGAAGTATGGGGAATTCTTGAAGATCTTGGATATTTTGGAAAAGGAAGGAATAATTTAA
- a CDS encoding ThiF family adenylyltransferase yields MVDVKMDFSRHFPIIGMDGQRKLGESTVAVVGAGALGSWEVYFLHKLGVGRIIVVDRDFVDESDLPRTIYTSDDVGKPKVEVLKERFENVIGYFEDLNPSTVHLLDEADLIIDGTDNIYTRQVINDYAVKSNKPWIYVGILATYGNLMPIIPGKTACFRCLMPKLPSRPMPTCAVAGIMSYVPPLAASLAVTLAAKILLGGEVKSELIFFDTKTLDFEKVEIPRREDCEVCVRHNFTFLEKQMKIEHMCDGSIQITPPERMSIDLDELAKRLDALGIEYIKTSQFIQFEDDYAEILIFTSGRMIIRGAEDEKEAKNFFARYLGG; encoded by the coding sequence ATGGTGGATGTAAAGATGGACTTTTCGAGGCACTTCCCGATAATCGGTATGGATGGCCAAAGAAAGCTCGGCGAGAGCACGGTTGCAGTTGTAGGTGCCGGAGCACTGGGGAGCTGGGAGGTCTACTTCCTCCACAAACTGGGCGTTGGAAGAATAATAGTGGTAGACAGAGACTTCGTAGACGAGAGCGACCTTCCGAGGACTATATATACGAGTGATGATGTAGGAAAGCCCAAAGTGGAAGTCCTGAAGGAGCGCTTTGAGAACGTTATTGGCTACTTTGAGGACTTAAACCCGTCAACGGTGCACCTTCTGGACGAAGCTGACCTCATTATAGACGGAACGGACAACATTTACACGAGACAGGTAATAAACGACTATGCGGTGAAGAGCAACAAACCGTGGATTTACGTCGGTATCTTGGCGACTTACGGTAACTTGATGCCCATAATTCCAGGAAAGACTGCCTGTTTCCGCTGTTTGATGCCGAAGCTGCCCTCAAGACCCATGCCAACGTGCGCCGTCGCAGGGATTATGAGCTACGTTCCTCCCCTGGCTGCTTCGCTGGCCGTCACTCTAGCGGCTAAGATTCTCTTAGGTGGGGAAGTGAAGAGTGAGCTGATTTTCTTCGACACCAAGACACTCGACTTTGAGAAGGTGGAGATCCCGAGGAGGGAGGACTGTGAGGTCTGTGTCAGGCACAACTTCACGTTCCTGGAGAAGCAGATGAAGATAGAGCACATGTGTGACGGTTCGATTCAAATAACTCCCCCCGAACGGATGAGCATAGACCTTGATGAGCTCGCCAAGAGGCTCGATGCCCTCGGCATTGAGTATATCAAGACGTCGCAGTTCATCCAGTTCGAGGACGACTACGCTGAGATCCTGATATTTACGAGCGGCAGGATGATAATCCGCGGTGCTGAGGACGAAAAGGAAGCCAAAAACTTCTTTGCACGCTATTTGGGTGGTTGA
- a CDS encoding nitroreductase family protein, with product MEFFEVLRKRRSIRRFQDKKVPGELVEKLLKAAFLSPSSYNKRPWHFIVVDDKEKLWRLSKAKLGASGLATAPLAIVVTADGEKSDVWIEDASIAAEHIHLAAVALGLGSFWVQIRNRMHNEEKSAEEYVRELLDIPENYRVLCIIGVGYPAENKPPHGEEIFEWGKVSYNRFGMPFEK from the coding sequence ATGGAGTTCTTCGAAGTGTTGAGAAAAAGGAGGAGTATAAGGCGCTTTCAGGATAAGAAAGTCCCGGGGGAGCTGGTAGAAAAGCTTCTTAAGGCTGCTTTCCTTTCACCGAGTTCATACAACAAAAGGCCCTGGCACTTCATAGTCGTTGATGATAAGGAAAAGCTTTGGAGGCTCTCAAAGGCAAAGTTAGGCGCCTCTGGGCTGGCGACGGCACCTTTAGCCATCGTCGTGACGGCGGATGGTGAGAAGAGCGACGTATGGATCGAGGACGCTTCCATAGCGGCCGAGCATATACATCTCGCGGCCGTTGCCCTGGGTCTGGGATCCTTCTGGGTGCAGATTAGGAACAGGATGCACAACGAGGAGAAGAGCGCCGAGGAATACGTGAGGGAGCTCTTGGACATTCCAGAAAACTACCGCGTTCTCTGCATTATTGGCGTTGGCTATCCAGCGGAGAATAAGCCGCCCCACGGCGAAGAGATCTTCGAGTGGGGGAAGGTCAGCTATAACAGGTTTGGCATGCCATTTGAAAAATGA